The genomic region CCTACTACTTTGCAGGATATAAAAAAGGCTCATAACAAAAATAGTGATATCGAAGGGATAGTTCTAACATATCCAAACTATTATGGCCTATATCCGACAAACTTACGAGAGATTATAAAATACTGTAAGCAACAAGGATTAAAAGTATTATTAGATGAATCACATGGCGCCCACCTATACTTTACTGATTTTAAAAAAAAACTAGGAAACTTATGTAATGCTGACATAGTTGTTAATAGCTGTCATAAAAACTTATTTGGACTTACACAAACAGCAATGTTACATGTAAATAATAATGAATATAGTAGTAAGGATATAAAAAATCATATTTCATTATATAAAACTACTAGCCCATCTTATATACTCTTAGCTTCTATAGACTATACAAGAAAGATTTATAAAGTTAACGGAGAAAAAATCCTTGAAGATACTGAGAAAATAAGCGGTTATATGCAGGAATTATTAAAAAAATATAAAATACAATATATTAAAGAATTTCCAACCGATTATTTTATAGACCCAACTAAAGTAACTGTAATGTTTGATCATTCTAATGTAGCAGCAAAAGTGGGAAGGTTTCTTAACGCACATGGGGTTTACCCTGAGCTTATCGAAGGTAGAAAAATGCTGTTTTTGTTAAAACCTAATCATAGCAAAAAAGATATTAAAAAAACTGTACTTTTGATAAAAAGAGGTTTAAACGGTTTTAATTTAGAAGAAAAAAATGAGTTAAAATTTGAGCTGCCTAGCCAAATGCAACAGGCTATTACTCCAAGAACTGCATTTTATAATTCTTCTAAATGGGTGCCGATTAGAAAGGCAATAGGCAAAGTTTCAAATAACACCATAACCCCATACCCGCCTGGAATCCCTATTGTTATGCCTGGAGAAGTAATTACAAAAGAGGCAATAGATTATATACAAAAATTCATAGGAGTTATTCACGGCATTGAAGGTGGCCATATACAAGTAAATAGATAGGAAGTGGAAAAATGGAAACAAAAGGAAAGTTCATAGTTATAGAAGGTCCTGACGGAGCTGGGAAAACAACTCAAGCCCAAAAGTTATGCGAACTATTTGAGCAAAAAAGGATAAACTATTTATATACAAGAGAACCAGGAGGAACAGACGTTGGAAATGAGATAAGAAAAATTTTGCTAGATTTTAAAGGGGATATTAACCCAATAACAGAAACAATATTATATAGTGCAGCAAGAGCTCAGCTGATTCAAGAAGTTATAAAGCCGAAATTAAATGCCGGTGTTAACGTTATAGCTGATCGATATGTGTTTTCTAGTATTGTTTATCAAGGTCTAGGTTTGGGAGTAGAAGAAAATATAGTAGCTGAAATAAATAAAATAGCTACAGAAAACCTTCTGCCAGATTATACATTTTACTTAGACCTAGATATAGAAAGTTCGTTAGGCAGGATAACTGGCAAAAAAGATAGGATAGAGCAAAGGGGACTAGAGTATTTTAAAAAAGTAAAAGAAGGTTATATTTCTTTGTCTAAAAAGTACCCCATTATCACTATTGATGGTAATAGGAGTAAAGAAGATGTCTTTAAGGACATAGCCGGTCATATGGGGTTACTTTAAAAAAAGGAGGGGAAAAAATGAAATTAGTAGTGGCGGTTATTCAAGATAAAGATAGCGGCAAATTGTTAGAGGCTTTAGTTGAAGATGGATTTAAAGCTACTAAGCTAGCTAGTACGGGAGGCTTTTTAAAGGCGGGTAATACGACAGTTTTAATAGGAGTAGAGGATAACAAAACCCAGCAAGTAGTTAAGCTTATTAAAAAGATATGTAAGGCTAGAGAGAAGACTGTAACTACGATGTCCCCAATCGGTGGGGCAGTGGAATCATATGTACCTTATCCTGTAGAAATTGTAGTTGGAGGCGCTACTATATTTGTTTTAGACGTGGACCAGTTTGAAAGAGTATAGCATAGAAGGAGTATTATAATGGAGGTAATAGGACAAAATCACATACTAGATTATTTTAAAAAAGTGACAAATCATAATCAGTTGAGCCACTGTTACATTATTCATGGTAATAAAGGAACAGGCAAAAAAACCATTTCTAGAAAAATAGCTCAGATAATTGCCTGCTCTAAAAATGGCTGCGGCCATTGTCGAACCTGTCAAAACATCCTAGGTGGAAGCCATCCAGATGTTTTAATGTATAGAAACGATGGGAAAAACGTGAAGCTTGAAAATATTTCAGAGTTTAAAAACGGGGGGAAATTTTCCCCCCTAGAAATCTCTAAAAAGATTCTTATTTTAGAAGATACCGAGATGTTAACTCCACAAGCTGCAAATAGCATCTTGACGATGATAGAAGAGCCTCCGGAATATCTTGTAATAATATTACTGACAAATAATTTAGATAAAGTGCTGCCTACGGTTAAATCTCGGGCAGTTCCATTTAAAATTATGCCGCTAAAGAAAAGCATATTAGAAAAATATTTATGTGAGAACAAACACTTAGACAAAAAAGAAGCTTTATCCATAGCAAACTTTAGTCAAGGATCGCTAGGACAAGCTATAAGATTAGCGGAAACTAATTTTTTAAGTGAAAGAGAGAAGGTTATTGAACTAATTCTAAAATTTAAAGATAACAGCATTTCATATGCTGACATAGAATCTAACGTGAAGGATATGGATCACCATTTAATTTTAGACTTGCTTACTTTTTGGTATAGAGATGTATTATACTTACAAAAGGGTGGAGACAAAACAAAAATCGTAAATTTTGAATACTATGATATACTAATAGAAAGGGAATGGTTAGACCCTTTTTTGGCAATGAAAAAAATAGATGAGGTCAGAGTTAACTTAGACTATAAAGGAAACTTTATACTCAATCTAGAAGTCCTTTTTATGAGACTACAGGAGGTTTAAAATGGAATTATATGATGTAGTAGGAGTACGCTTTAAAAAAGCAGGCAAGATATATTACTTCAGCCCAGACAAGTGGGAACTAGAAGTTGGAGATAGTGTTATTGTAGAAACAGCTAGGGGTTTAGAGTATGGAGATGTTGTTGTTTCCCCTAAGGAAGTAGAAGAAAGTGAGTTAATCCTACCTTTAAAAAAGGTTATAAGGAAGGCTACATCTAACGACAAAAAAATGATGGAAGATAACATAGAAAAAGCTGAAGAAGCCTTTAAAACTTGCACAGAAAAGATAGAAAGTCACAATCTAGACATGAAATTAATTGACGTGGAATACACATTTGACGCTTCAAAAATTATTTTTTACTTTACTGCTGATGGTAGAATTGACTTTAGAGAGCTTGTTAAGGATCTTGCGGCTGTTTTTAGAACTAGGATAGAACTACGCCAAATTGGAGTTAGGGATGAAGCAAAAATGTTAGGTGGCCTAGGATGTTGTGGAAGACCTCTTTGCTGCAACACCTTTTTAGGAGAGTTTGAGCCGGTATCTATAAAAATGGCAAAAGAACAAAACCTATCCCTAAACCCCAATAAAATATCCGGCATTTGTGGTAGGCTTATGTGCTGCTTAAGATATGAGAATGAACATTATAAGGAAGCTAACAAAGAGTTGCCCAATGTAGGACATAGGGTAAAAACTAAGGTAGGAAAAGGTAAGATAGTAGAAGTGAATCCACTAAAGTCTAACGTTAAGGTAGAGCTCGATGATAGCAGAACCTGGGTGGATTTCCCCGCTGCAGAAGTAGAAATCGATAAGGAATAGGGGGAGGGTAATGGAACAAGAAATTAGGTTATTAGAAGATAAGCTTGAGGAGTTTTACCGAACTTTAAAGGACTTAAAGGAAAAGGCCAATACCTTAAAGCAAGAAAATCAAAGATTAGAAAAAGAAAATAAATGGCTAAAAGAACAGCTTCCAAACTCTAAAAAGAAAAAGAATGTAACAACTGTAAAAGAAGGCCAGGACGCTCTAGCTAGACTGTATAATGAGGGTTTTCATATATGTCACTTACATTATGGCAGCTTAAGGGAAGAGGGAGACTGTTTGTTTTGCATTTCGTTGTTAAAAAAATAATATCGTGTTTATTTATAAGCAGCAGCTCTATCTTCACAAAGAAGGTTAGAGCTGCTGTCGTTAGATGTATTTAAAAAGAAGGTGAGCGCAATTAAGTCCAAAAATATTAGAGTAGATGATTTGCAGCGTAAAGACTTAAAGATAGTACAAGACCCCAATCTATACATGTTTACCATGGATGCAGTGCTACTTTCTCACTACGCAACCGTTAAAAATAACTGTAAGGCCATAGACCTTGGGACAGGAACCGGTGTAATCCCCCTTTTAATGTCAGCTAGAGGTAAGTTTAGTATAATTTTTGCCGTAGAAATACAAAAACAGCTGGCAAGCCTTGTAAAAAAGTCTGTCCAATTAAATAAGCTAAACCATTTAATTAAAGTGGTAAATGAAGATATAATGAAGGGACTTCCAGGTATCCCTAAAAATTATTTTGATTTAGTTACTATAAATCCTCCTTACTTGAAATATGATAAAAACATAGAAAAAACTTCTAAAAATATTGGCAAACGTGAGCTTTGCGGTGATTTAGAAGGTTTTATTTCAATAACAGGTAAACTGCTGAAAGTGGGAGGAAAAGTTGCTATGGTACAATCAGCTCATCGGCTTGCTGACACTTTGGAACTGCTAAAAAAGTATAAATTAGAACCAAAAAGGTTTAGGCTTGTGCAGCCTAATTTAGAAAAAGAACCTACAGTCTTTTTAGTAGAAGCTATAAAGGGAGCAAAGCCTGGACTTAAGGTTAATAAAACCTTAATAATCAATAAAAACGATAAAGAGTACACACAAGAAGTATCCAACTTATACTTTGGAGAAGGTGGTCTTTTATAATGGGAAAACTTTTTTTAGTATCAACACCTATAGGAAATCTTGAAGATATATCATATAGGGCTATTAGAACTTTAAAAGAGGTTGATATGGTAGCGGCAGAAGACACAAGAAGGACAGGAATACTCTTAAAAAAGTTTGACATTAAAAAACCTATGATTTCTTATCATAAGTTCAATGAAAAAAAGCAAGTGGAAAAAATAATAACACACCTACAAGAAGGGAACGAGGTAGCCTTAGTCTCAGATGCTGGGACCCCGGCAATATCCGATCCAGGATATATACTAGTGGAGAAGGTAATAGCAGAAGGCTTTGAGGTTTCAGCAATACCGGGACCCTGTGCTTTTATTTCTGCCTTGGCAATGTCTGGCCTAGATACAACATCCTTTACCTTTTTTGGATTTATGCCTAAACAGAAGGGTAGAAAAAACGAATTTATAAAAGAGATGTTAGAGCATAACAAAACCTCAGTTTTTTACCAAAGCCCTCACGACTTCTCAGATACCTTAGAACAAATATACAAGCTACAGCCCAACAAAAAAATCGTCGTAGTAAGAGAGATAACAAAGGTATTTGAAGAAAGAAAGGATGGAACTGCGGAAGAACTTTTAGCATATTTTTGCAACGGGATAAAAGGTGAGATAACAATGCTGTTGCCTAAGGCAGAAAAAAAGAAGCCTAAACTTGAAGAGGGGGCAGTCATGGTAAAAGAGCTTGTAGATGACGGGAGGTTTCTAAAAGAGGCGTGTAAAGAAGTAGCCCTAAACACAGGCCTATCTCAGAGAGATTTATACCAGCATTATATTAAGAAATAATATGGTTTTCATTGTATAAAAAAAAAGACGGGTCTTTACCCGTCTTAAAATATATAAATAGCCAGCAAACTTACCTACTTAAGTTCAGCTTTACAATTTTCGCATACATTTTTAGATTTAAAGTGTGTAATACCCTCAGCTTCTCCACAAAAGATACACGCAGGATTATACTTTTTAAGTACAACTTTTTCACCATCAACATAGATTTCTAGAGAATCTTTTTCGCTGATATTTAAAGTTCTTCTAAGTTCTATAGGTAACACGACTCTTCCAAGCTCGTCCACCTTCCTAACGATACCTGTTGACTTCATAGGCTCCCCTCCCTTTCTACAAATTTCGACATTTTCATTGTACCAATTAATTCCATGACAGTCAATAACCAAAAAGTAAATAAATGGAGGTTTGTGATGGTATTTGATAACGAGTTAATAAGAAAAATTAAGAAAGTTAACGAAGATTTGTCGACTGCTCAAAAAAACACCCCTTCTAGGTTAGAGCTAAAAGAGAAACTAGCAGAAGCGGGAGGCATATTTTCTAAAATTAAAGAAAATGTAAACCTAGATATTAATCTTATGGGAGTAGATGGTTCTTTTAATAGTTATGGGGCCAATTATCCCCATCAAATTTTTGTGTTTCGAGCATTGGCAAAGACGACCAAGGGGTATGAGCACGTGGTAAGTGATGTGCTTTACCCTATGGATAGTGAGGTTAGGGCACAAATTACCAAGATAAGTAGTGAAAAAAACATTTCCCAAAATGATGCTATGGCCAAGCTAATTAAGGTGAAGCTGGCATCTATGGAGGTTCAAGCAGCCTTAGGAGGTTTAGAAAAAACTAAACCCGATGTTATATTTATGGATGGCTCTTTAATTAGATACAAAATTGAAGATGCCGATGGGTGGGGAGAGTTACAAGCTAAATGCTTATCTAACGATATAAAACTAGGCGGTGTTATAGAAGAAATAGGGACAAACACACTTTCTAGAAAGATAGACTTAGAAGGTTATGACCGGGAAACTCTTTTTAATTTGTTTGAACTTTACGAGCAACTAACATTTCACCAGATTAAGGAAGGGCTTTCCACGGTGTTTTATCGTCCTAGTAAAGACCCTCACCCAGTGGCTATGGATTGCTTAACTAACCAAAAAGAAGGAATTGACGAGTTAATTGGGTTAGCCAGTAGTCTTACCCCTAAAAGAGGGAGAGGTATACCTGTCTGGCTTGATATTGTTGATAATGAAGTAAGGGTGACAAACAAAGCTATTAACGCTTTAATAGAAAACCATTTAGATGAAAAAGTAAAAAGGGTGTTTTTGTCACCTAAAAGAGATAAAAGAATAATCTAGGGAGGGATAAAGCAGTGCAAGTAGTAGGAGAAACGACCCAACAACAGGTTTGGATTGCAACCGAAGAGAGGAAAATAAGGATAAACGAAATAATAATTATCGAGGATAAAGACTTAGGCAACTTAAGGGGAGAGGTAGTAGAAACTATGAGCTATAATCCTTTCATCCCACTAAACTTAAATGGCAGCTTAATGGAAAGCAATGTAGTTGAATCCCTTTCTAAGTTAGGTTATGACATAGGGGGAAGTGAAATAAATATAGCTAAAGTGAGCCTATTTACTGAAGCGCCTTACCCTGTCAGTACGGGCTGCAAAGCTCGGGTTCCTGAATTTGAGGAAGTGAAGGATTTAATTTTGTTTGGCAGCAAGGAAGAAGGATTGGTACTTGGAGAAATAAAGAGTACACAAGGGATGTACGAGTCTTTGCCAGAATCTTTAAAGGACATAGCAAAAGTTTTAGAAGGTAAAGAGCTGTCACAAAACGGAGTGCCTTTTATATTCCCAGTTAAGGAAATGCACCAATACCCGCATATGGGGATATTCGGAGGGTCAGGATCAGGCAAATCATATGGTATAAGAGTATTACTAGAAGAGGTAATGAGACAACAAGTTCCTATGTTAATTTTCGACCCTCATTATGAGATGGAGTTCAAAGGGGAGGCGATGTTTGAGTCTAGATATTCTGTGGTAACTTTGGGCGAGGATGTGGGTGTTGAGTTTTCCAGCCTTACTACAAGGGACCTTATAAATCTTTTAGGAGCGTCGCATACACTTACTGAGTCTATGGTTAATGCTGTCGAAGTTTTACATAAAAGGAATGATTCTTTGTTAAGCTTCACCAAAAGAATAGAGGACCTTTTGACAGCCCTGGAACTGGGAAAAGGAAGCTTAGAAAAAATTGACTTTAATGCAGATAACGATCCTAAAAAAACACAGCGGCTTAAAAGCCTACTAGATCAATATGGCAGTGTTCCTTTAGCTTCTGTCAAAGGTATACAGTGGAGGTTAAAGAGGTTAGAGTATGCGGGGCTATTTGTACAGAATACCGACAAAATAGAACTAGCCATTTTATCTAGGAAATCAGCTGTTATACAAGGTCCAGTTTGGCTTTTAGGAGTTTTTGCTACCTATGTAATAGGACATTTTTATCACCAAAGAAGGCAGTACAAAGATGGGAGCAAAGATGAATTTTATCCGCCCTTTATCATCGTGACTGATGAGGCTCATAACTTTGCTCCTAAGGGATACGAGTCTCCCTCAAAATCGGTTATAAAGGAGATTGCTCAAGAAGGTAGAAAATATGGGGTGTTTTTATTGCTGGCAACCCAAAGACCAACCCTGCTAGATGAGACAGTAACAGCACAGTTAAATACCAAGCTCATTTTCCGTACAGTAAGAGGTACGGATATAGCAACTTTGAGAGAAGAAACGGATTTAACTGAGAGGGAGTGCAAAAGATTACCCTATTTAAAAAGTGGAGACGTTTTTTTATCTTCAGCTATTTTTGGAAGGACCATAGCTGCCAGAATTAGAGTGGCACTTACAGAAAGTCCATTTTCTCAAAACCCTTTTGACGAGCTAGAAAGTGTGTCATTAAACAAAACTGAAGATATATTTAAAAGCATCATTCCTTTTTTGCCAATAACTAGCGCAGACTTTGCCGATGTTTTGAAAAAGTTAGAGGACATTAACTCTATAGAGGAGTTATCGCAGAAGCTTTCTGATCTTTCTGCGGAAGGTTATATTTATGAAGAGAAAACTCCTTTTGGTAAGCTATATAAAGAAAAATAAATATAGTAGGGAAATTGACATATAATAACATAGAGGATATAATATTTTTACAATTGAAAAGACATAAGTGCATTGACGTAAAATGAGTAATTGGATCCTAAAATTACAGAGAGTTGCCTATTTGGTGGAAAGGTGACATTTTAGACTGGTGAACATGGTTTTACAGAGCACTTACGGTAGTTACGTTATAACTGAAGTCTACTGACTTGACTGAGAATGTCCAAGTGGCATTAAAGTTAGGGTGGTACCGTGGAGTTTATGCTTCGCCCCTACATACCTAAAGGGCGAAGCTTTTTGTTTTTTAATAGATAATACTAAAGGGAGGTTTTTAGTTTGACTAAAAAAAGATTCTATATAACAACACCTATTTATTACCCAAGTGATAAGCTACATGTGGGACACTGCTTAACTACAGTTATTGCTGATGTAATTAGCAGGCACAAAAGATTTACTGGATACGAGGTTAGATATTTGACCGGCACAGATGAGCATGGGCAGAAGATTCAAGAAAGAGCTAAGCAAGATGGACAAACCCCAGAAGAGTTTGTGGCGAAAATTAGAGAGTGGATTAAGGATCTATGGGAAGTGTTGGACATACAATACGATGACTTTATTGCAACAACAGAGAAAAGGCACAAAAAAGTAGTACAAATGATATTTGAAAAGTTACATGCAAAAGGTGATATTTATAAAGACTACTATGAGGGGCTTTATTGTACCCCATGTGAATCGTTTTGGACACAAAGGCAGCTAGCGGAAGGAAACTGTCCTGACTGTGGGCGTCCAGTAAAGAAAGTTAAAGAAGAAAGCTACTTTTTCAAGCTATCTAAGTATGCACCACAGCTAATTGAGCATATCGAAAAAAACCCTGACTTTATCCAACCTCAATCCCGTAAAAATGAGATGTTGAATAACTTCCTAAGGCCGGGGTTAGAGGACTTATGTGTTTCGAGAACCACGTTTGACTGGGGAGTAAAAGTGCCCTTTGATGACAAACACGTGGTATATGTTTGGCTAGACGCTTTAGTTAATTATATTTCCACCATTGGCTTTGGAAAGGATGAAGAAACCTTTAATAAGTGGTGGCCAGCAGACCTTCATTTAATGGCTAAAGACATCGTGAGATTTCATTCAATATACTGGCCGATATTCTTAATTGCTCTAGACTTACCCTTGCCTAAAAAGGTTGTAGCACACGGATATTTGTTGTTTGATAATGATAAAATGTCAAAATCTAAAGGAAATGTAGTAGATCCTAGAGTTTTAGTGGATAAATACGGAGTAGATGCATTAAGGTACTATTTATTAAAAGAATCATCGATTTCAAGTGATGGCAATTTTTCCGAAGAAGCATTGGCTAAAAGAGTAAATTATGATTTAGCAAACGATCTAGGAAATCTGGTAAGTAGAACAATTACTATGATTGAAAAGTATAATGATGGAACTATTTTGCCGCCTACAAATCCTGAAAAGATAGATGAAGAGCTTATACAGATGGCGAGTGCGCTGCCAGAGAAAGTAGAGCATAACGTAAACAGCGTAAATTTAAGTGAAGTCATGTCAGACATTTGGCAGCTAGTTTCCAGAACAAACAAATATATCGATGAGACTACACCATGGATTTTAGCAAAAGATGAAGAAAACAAGGAACGTTTAAGCACAGTTTTATACAACCTAGCAGAATCCATACGAGTAACAGCTGTGATATTAACGCCCTTTTTACCAAACACGTCGGAGAAAATTTTTGCTCAGCTTAATGTAGCAAAAAAAGAGCAAAATTGGGACCATAAAGACTGGGGGCTTTTAAAAGAAGGGACAAAAGTTCAAAAGCAGCCTCCTATGTTCCCGAGAATAGACCTAAAGAAGTTTGAAAAGGATGCTAGTAGTAGTAAAGGTGATAAAAAAGATGTCAAGGCTACAAAAGAGAAAACAAAAAAAGAGGCCGATAAAACTCAGCAAATTGACATTAACCACTTTTCACAAGTTCAACTAAAAGTTGCAGAAGTTTTAGAAGCAGAAAAAGTGGAGAAGGCAGACAAACTGCTAAAAGTTAAACTAAGTGTAGGTGATACACAGCGCCAAGTAGTAGCAGGCATAGCCAAAAGCTACGCTCCCCAAGAGTTAATCGGGAAAAAGGTTATATTTGTAGCTAACCTTAAGCCAGCTAAGTTAAGGGGAATTGTATCTGAGGGTATGATTTTAGCAGCAGAGGATGCACAAGGAAATCTAGTGTTATCTAGTTTAGACAAAGAGATAGAAAGTGGAACAGAAGTTAGGTAAAGGAGGTATAAAATGCAATTAATAGATAGCCACTGTCATATAGACAATGAAAAATATACAGAAACTCCGGAAGAAATAGCTATAAAAGCAAAAAGCCACGGTGTTAAGGCGATGATAAATGTGGGTTATGATCTTAATTCATCCAAAAACGCTGTCAAGCTGAGTGTAAAGATACCTCAATTGTACAGCGCCGTAGGGATACATCCTCATGATGCAAAAAAAGCTCCCACTGGTTACCTTAACCAATTAGCGGAGCTGACAAAAAATCAGAAGGTGGTAGCTTTAGGGGAAATAGGACTTGATTATCACTACAATTTCTCATCGCCAGAAATTCAAAAAAAAGTTTTTAAAGAGCAGCTACAGTTAGCCTACGATTTAGACATCCCTTTTATAATTCATCAACGGGAAGCAGTAGGGGATATGTTAGAAATTATAAAAAGATTTCCTAAACCCCCTCAAAAAGCAGTTTTCCATTGTTTCTCGGGAAGTTCTGAACTGGCTAAGGAGTTAATTACCATGGGTTATTATATATCTGTAGGAGGTCCTGTTACATTTAAAAATGCAAAAAAACCAAAACAAGTTGCAAAAGATATATCTTTGGAAAACTTACTGGTGGAGACCGACTGCCCTTACCTAACACCCCATCCTTTTAGAGGAAAAACAAACTACCCTCACTATGTTAAATATGTGGTGGAGGAAATAGCGGCCATTAAAGGAATATCAAAAGAAGAAGTGGCCAGTAAAACCTTAGAAAATACAGAGCAATTGTTTGGGATGAAAGTAAACAGCTTATAGGGGGTAAAATATTGAAGGAAGTCATAGTTGTCGAAGGAAAGAACGATTATCATGCTGTTAAGCGGGCAGAACCAAAAGCGGAGATAATCACTACCAGCGGTTTTGGTATAAGTGCTGAAACCATGGCCAGAATAAAACGGGCATATAAAAAAAGAGGGGTTATAATACTTATGGACCCAGACCATGTAGGAGAGATCATACGCAAAAAGTTAGCTGCCCAATTTCCAAAAGCTAAGCACGCCTTTGTTTCGAGAGAAAAAGCTATAGAAAATGATGATATAGGGATAGAAAATGCTCAGCCGGGTGAAATAAAAAGGGCTTTAAGTAAAGTGAGGACTACAGGTTCACAGATAGAGCAGGAGTTTAATATGGACGATCTTTTGTTTGCAAAACTTACTATTTCCTCTAAATCTGCAAAAAGGCGAGCAAAACTTGGGGCTCTTTTAGGGATTGGCTATGGAAATAGCAAGACGTTTTTAAAAAGGTTAAATCAGTTTGACGTAACGAGAGAAGAGTTTAATGAAGGGCTAAAAAAGCTGGATGGTGAACAAAATGTCTAATGTAACAAAGGTACAGCAAATTAAGGAGTTTATGGCACAGCAAGGCTTTAGCATAAAGAAGAAGTTTGGTCAAAATTTTTTAATAGATAAAAATGCACTAGAAAAAATAGTTACTGCTACAGAGCCCGATAACAATACAACAGTTTTAGAAATAGGTCCAGGCTTAGGAGTGCTTACCAATAAGTTAGCTGACAGTGCCGGCAAGGTGATATCAATAGAGATTGATAAAACCTTAGAAAGTCATTTAAAGGAGCTTGAAAAAAAACGCGAGAATATTAACGTTGTTTTTTCTGATGCATTGAAGCTAGACTTAAGTGAACTATTAAAAAAAGATATCAGTGAGGGCCGCAAGTTAAAGGTCACAGCGAACTTGCCTTACTATATAACCACTCCATTACTTTTCAAAATGCTAGAAAGTAAAGTGGAATTTGAAAGTTTAACATTAATGATGCAGTTAGAGGTCGCCCAGAGGATACTAGCAAGTCCTGGAGGAAAGGAGTATGGCAACTTAACTGTTGCTGTTCAGTATTATGGAGAGGCTAGTATGGTTACAAAAGTACCACCTAGCTGTTTTTACCCTCAGCCTAAGGTAGACTCCGCAGTGATAAACATAAAGCCCAGAGACAAAAGCGTTAAAGTGTTAGATGAGACATTTTTCTTTAGGCTAATTAAACAAGCTTTTAGCAAAAGAAGAAAAACTTTAGTCAATAATTTAGAGCCGTTAGCTGACTTAAGTAAATGCGAGCTAACTCAAATACTAGAGGAGCTAGACATAGATGGAAAGAGAAGGGCTGAAACCCTTAGCATAGAAGAGTTTGCGAAAGTAAGTGATGAATTAATTAAATACGTCAAGAAATAAGGGAAGGTGCCTAAATTGGTGCCTTCCCTTATTTATAGCAAACAAATATTTTATCAGCTACATATACTAAATTAGAATAAGGGGGGTGAAATAATGGAATTTAAAGTTGGTGATATTGTGGCTAGAAAATCTTATAAATGCGATATCTACTTCGCTGTTTATGAGATTGATTGGGATAAGAAGATAGCTTATTTAAAAGGTTTAGACTTAAGAATTCAAGCCGATGCCCCTTTAAGAGATCTAAAAAAAATAAACTCAAAAGAATTAATTAAGCACAAAAGAGAAATGATGATTACTAAGATGAAATGTATTAACAAAATAGAGTCCGCTCGTAAACAAGAGCAGATTAACTTGGGGATTCAAAGAGGAGACTCTAAATCAAAATATTATGAAA from Proteinivorax hydrogeniformans harbors:
- the rsmA gene encoding 16S rRNA (adenine(1518)-N(6)/adenine(1519)-N(6))-dimethyltransferase RsmA, whose protein sequence is MSNVTKVQQIKEFMAQQGFSIKKKFGQNFLIDKNALEKIVTATEPDNNTTVLEIGPGLGVLTNKLADSAGKVISIEIDKTLESHLKELEKKRENINVVFSDALKLDLSELLKKDISEGRKLKVTANLPYYITTPLLFKMLESKVEFESLTLMMQLEVAQRILASPGGKEYGNLTVAVQYYGEASMVTKVPPSCFYPQPKVDSAVINIKPRDKSVKVLDETFFFRLIKQAFSKRRKTLVNNLEPLADLSKCELTQILEELDIDGKRRAETLSIEEFAKVSDELIKYVKK